A genome region from Labrys wisconsinensis includes the following:
- a CDS encoding DUF1272 domain-containing protein, with the protein MSEPALWAEFGNSARTMICTFECTFCRDCVETRLGGRCPNCGGEFVRRPVRPPALLAKYPASIARVFKPQGCAAAG; encoded by the coding sequence ATTTCCGAGCCCGCCCTATGGGCGGAGTTCGGAAATTCTGCTCGGACGATGATCTGCACCTTCGAATGCACCTTCTGCCGCGACTGCGTCGAGACGCGGCTCGGCGGCCGCTGCCCCAATTGCGGCGGCGAGTTCGTCCGCCGCCCGGTGCGCCCGCCGGCCCTGCTGGCGAAATATCCGGCTTCGATCGCGCGGGTGTTCAAGCCCCAAGGCTGCGCCGCCGCCGGATGA
- a CDS encoding type II toxin-antitoxin system VapC family toxin, with product MICLDTNVVIAFLRGQPRRLVERFEREMLLSAVALPVVTLFELQYGIAKSARREENAERLAVFLQLPVTILPFEPEDATEAGDIRAALERAGTPIGPYDVLIAGQARRRGAVLVTANTGEFSRVPGLKSEDWAAA from the coding sequence ATGATCTGCCTCGATACCAACGTCGTCATCGCCTTCCTGCGCGGCCAGCCGCGGCGTCTGGTCGAGCGGTTCGAGCGCGAAATGCTCCTGAGCGCCGTGGCCTTGCCGGTCGTCACGCTGTTCGAGCTGCAATACGGCATCGCCAAGAGTGCCAGGCGCGAGGAAAATGCCGAGCGGCTCGCCGTTTTCCTGCAATTGCCCGTCACGATCCTGCCCTTCGAGCCGGAGGATGCGACGGAAGCCGGCGACATTCGTGCTGCGCTGGAGCGCGCCGGCACGCCGATCGGGCCCTACGACGTCCTGATCGCCGGCCAGGCGCGCCGCAGGGGCGCGGTTCTCGTGACCGCCAACACTGGAGAATTCTCGCGCGTGCCCGGTCTGAAATCGGAGGATTGGGCCGCCGCTTGA
- a CDS encoding DUF72 domain-containing protein, with product MPHDAKPRIRVGIGGWTFEPWRGTFYPNDLAQKRELDYASRKLTSIEINGTYYGSQKPESFAKWHDETPEGFVFALKGPRFTTNRRVLAEAGESVERFLTSGVLELKDKLGPINWQFAPTKKFDPEDFGAFLKLLPKSVEGRTIRHAVEVRHDSFKAPDFIALVREHGVAVVTAADSEYPQIADITAPFVYVRIMGTSEDEEVGYSAAALDAWAARARDWASGHAPNGLDVVAPAPKAEPRQVFLYVISGFKTRNPAAAMALIERLK from the coding sequence GTGCCGCACGACGCAAAGCCGCGCATCCGGGTCGGGATCGGCGGATGGACCTTCGAGCCCTGGCGGGGCACCTTCTACCCCAACGACCTCGCCCAGAAGCGCGAGCTCGACTACGCCAGCCGCAAGCTGACCTCGATCGAGATCAACGGCACCTATTACGGCTCGCAGAAGCCGGAGAGCTTCGCCAAATGGCATGACGAGACGCCCGAAGGCTTCGTCTTCGCGCTGAAGGGGCCGCGCTTCACCACCAACCGCCGGGTCCTGGCCGAGGCGGGCGAGTCGGTCGAGCGCTTCCTGACCAGCGGCGTGCTGGAGCTCAAGGACAAGCTCGGGCCGATCAACTGGCAGTTCGCGCCGACCAAGAAGTTCGACCCCGAGGATTTCGGCGCCTTCCTGAAGCTCTTGCCCAAGAGCGTGGAAGGCCGGACGATCCGGCACGCGGTCGAGGTGCGCCATGACAGCTTCAAGGCGCCGGATTTCATCGCCCTGGTCCGCGAGCACGGCGTCGCCGTGGTGACGGCGGCGGATTCGGAATATCCGCAGATCGCCGACATCACCGCGCCCTTCGTCTATGTCAGGATCATGGGCACCAGCGAGGACGAGGAGGTCGGCTATTCCGCCGCTGCCCTCGACGCCTGGGCGGCGCGCGCCCGCGACTGGGCCTCCGGCCACGCCCCAAACGGTCTCGACGTCGTGGCGCCGGCGCCGAAGGCCGAGCCGCGCCAAGTGTTCCTCTATGTCATCAGCGGCTTCAAGACGCGCAACCCGGCCGCGGCCATGGCCCTGATCGAGCGGTTGAAGTGA
- a CDS encoding AMP nucleosidase yields the protein MDSYPRRFRDAKAAVRTISELYEQTTTRLREAFIAYTKGQDFTQRVRGTYPFVRLSSDGPPEIDPRSAYGFIADAGVYATTVTRPDIFGRYLEEQIGLLLKNTGGEVEVGESATPIPIHFALGETFHVEGGLDPARLAQLPRIFDVPDLTILDDRIANGTDIPSLNEPKPLSLFSAPRIDVSLMRLKHYSGTSAKHFQNFVIFTNYQFYMDEFVRLAHQVLAGGDAGPLGLGYTAFVEPGDVVTLAAGVARDQEARPLLPPGAPPPRLPQMPAYHLKRPDDSGITMINIGVGPSNAKNITDHVAVLRPHAWLMLGHCAGLRNSQSLGDYVLAHAYLRQDHVLDADLPREVPIPALAEIQTAIEKAVGIVTGLEGYDLKRVMRTGTVATVDDRNWELRPSTIQNLPFIQSRAIALDMESGTIAANGFRFRVPYGTLLCVSDKPLHGQLKLPGMADRFYRERVSQHLAIGLETMALLRETDRAQLHSRKLRSFNEVAFQ from the coding sequence ATGGACAGCTATCCCCGCCGCTTCCGCGACGCCAAGGCGGCCGTCAGGACCATCTCGGAGCTCTACGAGCAGACCACCACCCGCCTGCGCGAAGCCTTCATCGCCTATACCAAGGGCCAGGACTTCACCCAGCGGGTGCGCGGCACCTACCCCTTCGTGCGGCTGAGCTCGGACGGGCCGCCGGAAATCGACCCGCGCTCGGCCTATGGCTTCATCGCCGATGCCGGCGTCTACGCCACAACGGTGACGCGGCCCGACATTTTCGGGCGCTACCTGGAGGAGCAGATCGGGCTCCTGCTGAAGAACACCGGCGGCGAGGTCGAGGTCGGCGAGAGCGCCACGCCGATCCCGATCCATTTCGCCCTCGGCGAGACCTTCCATGTCGAAGGCGGCCTCGATCCCGCGCGCCTGGCGCAGCTGCCGCGCATCTTCGACGTGCCTGACCTGACCATCCTCGACGACCGCATCGCCAACGGCACCGACATCCCCTCGCTGAACGAGCCCAAGCCGCTGTCGCTGTTCTCCGCGCCGCGCATCGACGTGTCGCTGATGCGCCTCAAGCACTATTCCGGCACGTCGGCCAAGCATTTCCAGAACTTCGTCATCTTCACCAACTACCAGTTCTACATGGACGAGTTCGTGCGCCTGGCGCACCAGGTGCTGGCCGGCGGCGACGCCGGGCCGCTCGGCTTGGGCTACACCGCCTTCGTCGAGCCCGGCGACGTGGTGACGCTGGCGGCGGGCGTGGCGCGCGACCAGGAGGCACGGCCGCTGCTGCCGCCAGGCGCCCCGCCGCCGCGCCTGCCGCAGATGCCGGCCTACCACCTCAAGCGGCCGGACGATTCCGGCATCACCATGATCAATATCGGCGTCGGCCCCTCCAACGCCAAGAACATCACCGACCACGTCGCCGTGCTGCGCCCACACGCCTGGCTGATGCTCGGCCACTGCGCCGGGCTGCGCAATTCGCAGTCGCTCGGCGACTACGTCCTGGCCCATGCCTATCTGCGCCAGGACCACGTGCTCGACGCCGACCTGCCGCGCGAGGTGCCGATCCCGGCGCTCGCCGAGATCCAGACCGCGATCGAGAAGGCCGTCGGCATCGTCACCGGCCTCGAGGGCTACGACCTCAAGCGCGTGATGCGCACCGGCACGGTCGCCACGGTCGACGACCGCAACTGGGAGCTGCGCCCCTCCACCATCCAGAACCTGCCCTTCATCCAGAGCCGCGCCATCGCGCTCGACATGGAATCGGGCACCATCGCCGCCAACGGCTTCCGCTTCCGCGTGCCCTACGGCACGCTGCTCTGCGTCTCCGACAAACCGCTGCACGGCCAGCTCAAGCTGCCGGGCATGGCCGACCGCTTCTACCGCGAGCGGGTGTCCCAGCACCTGGCGATCGGGCTGGAGACCATGGCGCTACTGCGCGAGACCGACCGGGCCCAGCTCCACTCGCGCAAGCTGCGCAGCTTCAACGAAGTGGCGTTCCAGTAG
- the panB gene encoding 3-methyl-2-oxobutanoate hydroxymethyltransferase, whose amino-acid sequence MSIQTQPGRVTAPQIRARKGGEPIVSLTSYHAHTARIIDPFVDFILVGDSLGMVMHGLETTIPVTLDMMILQGHAVMRGSSHALIVVDMPFGSYEESREQAFRNAARVMKETGCGAVKLEGGERMADTIRFLTERGVPVMGHVGLTPQSIMALGSFKAQGREEKDWGPIERDARAVADAGAFAIVLEAVAEPLGARITREVAVPTIGIGASPACDGQILVLEDMLGLSERVPKFVRKFGSLADHIREAVAAYAGEVRARSFPAPENTYAMKKG is encoded by the coding sequence TTGTCGATCCAAACGCAGCCCGGACGTGTCACCGCCCCCCAGATTCGCGCCCGCAAGGGCGGCGAGCCGATCGTATCGCTGACGTCCTACCACGCCCATACCGCACGCATCATCGACCCCTTCGTCGACTTCATCCTGGTCGGCGACAGCCTGGGCATGGTGATGCACGGGCTGGAGACCACGATCCCCGTGACGCTCGACATGATGATCCTGCAAGGTCATGCGGTGATGCGCGGCTCCTCGCATGCCCTGATCGTGGTCGACATGCCGTTCGGCTCCTACGAGGAATCGCGCGAGCAGGCCTTCCGCAACGCCGCGCGGGTGATGAAGGAGACCGGCTGCGGTGCCGTGAAGCTGGAGGGCGGCGAGCGCATGGCCGACACGATCCGATTCCTCACCGAGCGCGGCGTGCCGGTCATGGGCCATGTCGGCCTGACGCCGCAATCGATCATGGCGCTCGGCTCGTTCAAGGCGCAGGGGCGCGAGGAGAAGGACTGGGGGCCGATCGAGCGCGACGCGCGCGCCGTGGCCGATGCCGGCGCCTTCGCCATCGTGCTGGAGGCGGTGGCCGAGCCGCTCGGCGCCAGGATCACCCGGGAGGTGGCGGTGCCGACCATCGGCATCGGCGCCTCGCCCGCCTGCGACGGCCAGATCCTGGTGCTGGAGGACATGCTGGGCCTGTCCGAGCGCGTGCCGAAATTCGTGCGCAAGTTCGGCTCGCTCGCCGATCACATCCGCGAGGCGGTCGCCGCCTATGCCGGGGAGGTGCGGGCGCGCAGCTTCCCGGCGCCCGAGAACACCTATGCCATGAAGAAGGGCTGA
- the der gene encoding ribosome biogenesis GTPase Der gives MPVAIAIVGRPNVGKSTLFNRLVGRKLAIVDDRPGVTRDRREGDARLGNLRFTVIDTAGLEVADDASLLGRMRAQTEAAIASADLILFLIDARAGVTPADEHFAEVVRRSGVPVVLVANKAESRTGEAGAYEGYALGLGTPVSISAEHNEGMADLAEAIAEQVPEASLPEDEDVAETDAVVSGEEGEEEAIPEDVGLARPLRLAVIGRPNAGKSTLVNALLGEERLLTGPEAGITRDTISVDWTWRDKRIKVFDTAGMRKKARIDDKLEKLSVSDGMRAVRFAEVVVLLVDAAAPLEKQELQIADLVEREGRALVLGLNKWDLVEDRNRRLAEVREMFERLLPQMRGAPIVPISGLAGQGVDKLMEAAFNAHRIWNRRVPTSKLNRWLEGALERHPPPAVSGRRIKIRYATQVKTRPPHFAVFGTQLDALPDSFTRYLVNGLRETFDMPGVPIRLSLRSPKNPFHRKS, from the coding sequence ATGCCCGTTGCCATCGCCATCGTCGGCCGCCCGAATGTCGGCAAGTCGACCCTGTTCAACCGGCTGGTCGGGCGCAAGCTCGCCATCGTCGACGACCGGCCGGGGGTGACGCGCGACCGGCGCGAGGGCGATGCCAGGCTCGGCAACCTGCGCTTCACCGTCATCGACACGGCCGGCCTGGAGGTGGCGGACGATGCCTCCCTTCTCGGGCGCATGCGGGCCCAGACCGAGGCGGCGATCGCCAGCGCCGACCTGATCCTGTTCCTGATCGACGCCCGCGCCGGCGTGACGCCGGCCGACGAGCATTTCGCCGAGGTGGTGCGCCGTTCCGGCGTGCCGGTGGTCCTGGTCGCCAACAAGGCGGAGAGCCGCACCGGCGAGGCGGGGGCCTATGAGGGCTATGCGCTCGGGCTCGGCACGCCCGTGTCGATCTCGGCCGAGCACAACGAGGGCATGGCCGACCTGGCCGAGGCCATCGCCGAGCAGGTGCCGGAGGCGAGCCTGCCCGAGGACGAGGACGTCGCCGAGACCGACGCCGTCGTCTCCGGCGAGGAGGGGGAGGAGGAGGCCATCCCCGAGGATGTCGGCCTCGCCCGCCCGCTGCGCCTTGCCGTGATCGGCCGGCCGAATGCGGGCAAGTCGACCCTGGTCAACGCCCTTCTCGGCGAGGAGCGGCTGCTGACCGGCCCGGAGGCCGGCATCACCCGCGACACCATCTCGGTCGACTGGACCTGGCGCGACAAGCGCATCAAGGTGTTCGACACCGCCGGCATGCGCAAGAAGGCGCGCATCGACGACAAGCTGGAGAAGCTCTCCGTATCGGACGGGATGCGGGCCGTGCGCTTCGCCGAGGTGGTGGTGCTGCTGGTCGATGCCGCCGCGCCGCTGGAGAAGCAGGAGCTGCAGATCGCCGACCTGGTCGAGCGCGAGGGCCGGGCGCTGGTGCTCGGCCTCAACAAGTGGGACCTGGTCGAGGACCGCAACCGGCGGCTCGCCGAGGTGCGCGAGATGTTCGAGCGCCTGCTGCCGCAGATGCGCGGCGCGCCGATCGTGCCGATCTCGGGCCTGGCGGGGCAGGGCGTCGACAAGCTGATGGAGGCGGCATTCAACGCCCATCGCATCTGGAACCGCCGCGTGCCGACGTCCAAGCTCAACCGCTGGCTCGAAGGCGCGCTGGAGCGCCACCCGCCGCCGGCGGTGTCGGGGCGGCGCATCAAGATCCGCTATGCCACGCAGGTGAAGACCCGGCCGCCGCATTTCGCGGTGTTCGGCACCCAGCTCGACGCCTTGCCGGACAGCTTCACCCGCTATCTCGTCAACGGCCTGCGCGAGACCTTCGACATGCCGGGCGTGCCGATCCGCCTCAGCCTGCGCTCGCCGAAGAATCCCTTCCACAGGAAGAGCTGA
- a CDS encoding UvrD-helicase domain-containing protein, producing MAFHADLHVHSRYSRATSRDLDLEHLAWWAARKGIGVVGTGDCVHPAWLAELKDKLQPTGGGLFRLRPEIEAEVWKTLPASCRTSVKFMLSTEISTIYKKGERTRKIHHLLYAPDFTAADRLAASLARIGNIASDGRPILGLDSRDLLEITLDSGPHSYLVPAHIWTPWFAALGSQSGFDSIEACYGDLAGHIFAVETGLSSDPAMNWRISFLDRYRLTSNSDAHSPGKLGREATRFACEPDYFAIRRALETGEGYHGTVEFFPEEGKYHMDGHRACGVRLEPTETIARGGLCPACGKPVTIGVAHRIEMLADRSPAEAVPPPTAGEVASLVPLPEMLSEMLESGVGSQAVTRAYDRVTAALGPELPLLGEVPVEDIARTDALLAEAVERLRAGTVIREGGYDGEYGVIRLFEAGELARRSKGDLLFDAPMRRRSRPAPPSAVAPAPPSPADDAAPAAPSGRVGVLAALDADQALAAATPGPLMVVAGPGSGKTRMLTHRLAHLVLERGVPAAACLAITFTRRAAEEMRERLAALLPPQAGVCTVHSFHSLGLAILRRDGAAAGLTPDFRIADEAERAEALAAELGVTRARAARLVKAVSVLKRTGAAAEGEAAQALEACRRLGREHGWVDFDDLVGLAVAVLAENAGLAAAWRQRFPHICADEFQDVDEQQYRLLRLLSAPDGDLCVIGDPNQAIYGFRGADAACFTRFAEDFPAARTVRLDRNYRSSGTIVRAAAAVIGTGDEHSRQRLEGGIMRPRGEPVALTVAASEREEADFVAAEIERLLDGHDLLTAGKGRSGRAQAERPLGFADFAALYRTDAQAAALREALDRAGIPFKKSSPLPIAGQAAVRAVLEAIPGEEAPDLATRVAAVAERLQRAGGAADAAGLAEARRWLAALTGAPGTDSLEALREQVALATEADFWDARADRVSLLTMHAAKGLEFAAVFVVGAEDGLTPFSWGTEDEETQDEAEERRLFYVAMTRAKDRLYLSRTAQRPWRGQLRSLPPSRFLGGVPADLAMRLAPQPRRRAEPQQYRLF from the coding sequence ATGGCCTTCCATGCCGACCTCCATGTGCATTCGCGCTATTCCCGGGCGACGAGCCGGGACCTCGACCTCGAGCACCTCGCCTGGTGGGCGGCGCGCAAGGGCATCGGCGTGGTCGGCACCGGCGACTGCGTGCACCCGGCCTGGTTGGCGGAGCTGAAGGACAAGCTGCAGCCGACCGGCGGCGGGCTGTTCCGCCTCAGGCCGGAGATCGAGGCCGAGGTCTGGAAGACCCTGCCCGCTTCGTGCCGGACGTCGGTCAAGTTCATGCTCTCGACCGAGATTTCGACGATCTACAAGAAGGGCGAGCGCACCCGGAAGATCCATCACCTCCTCTACGCACCGGATTTCACGGCGGCGGACCGCCTCGCCGCCAGCCTGGCGCGCATCGGCAACATCGCCTCGGACGGGCGGCCGATCCTCGGGCTCGATTCCCGCGACCTCCTGGAGATCACGCTGGACTCCGGGCCCCATTCCTATCTCGTCCCGGCCCATATCTGGACGCCCTGGTTCGCGGCGCTCGGCTCGCAATCGGGCTTCGATTCGATCGAGGCCTGCTATGGCGACCTCGCCGGTCATATCTTCGCGGTGGAGACCGGCCTGTCCTCCGACCCCGCCATGAACTGGCGCATCTCCTTCCTCGACCGCTATCGCCTCACCTCCAATTCCGACGCCCATTCGCCCGGCAAGCTCGGGCGCGAGGCGACGCGCTTTGCCTGCGAGCCCGACTATTTCGCCATCCGTCGGGCGCTCGAGACCGGCGAGGGCTATCACGGCACGGTCGAGTTCTTCCCCGAGGAAGGCAAGTATCACATGGACGGGCACCGGGCCTGCGGCGTCCGGCTCGAGCCGACCGAGACCATCGCCCGCGGCGGCCTCTGCCCCGCCTGCGGCAAGCCGGTCACCATCGGCGTCGCCCATCGCATCGAGATGCTGGCCGACCGCAGCCCCGCCGAGGCGGTGCCGCCGCCGACCGCCGGCGAGGTCGCGAGCCTGGTGCCGCTGCCGGAGATGCTCTCCGAGATGCTCGAAAGCGGCGTCGGCTCCCAGGCGGTGACGCGCGCCTATGACCGTGTCACCGCGGCGCTCGGGCCGGAGCTGCCGCTGCTCGGCGAGGTGCCGGTGGAGGATATAGCCCGCACCGACGCCCTGCTGGCCGAGGCGGTGGAGCGCCTGCGGGCCGGCACCGTCATCCGCGAGGGCGGCTATGACGGCGAATATGGCGTGATCCGCCTGTTCGAGGCGGGCGAGCTCGCCCGCCGCAGCAAGGGCGATCTCCTGTTCGATGCGCCGATGCGGCGGCGTTCCCGTCCGGCGCCCCCCTCCGCGGTGGCCCCGGCCCCGCCCTCGCCGGCGGATGACGCGGCGCCGGCCGCGCCCTCGGGCCGCGTCGGCGTGCTGGCGGCGCTCGATGCCGACCAGGCCCTGGCCGCGGCGACGCCGGGCCCGCTGATGGTCGTCGCCGGCCCGGGCTCGGGCAAGACGCGCATGCTGACGCACCGCCTGGCCCACCTGGTGCTGGAGCGCGGCGTGCCCGCGGCCGCCTGCCTCGCCATCACCTTCACCCGCCGCGCGGCGGAGGAGATGCGCGAGCGCCTCGCCGCCCTGCTGCCCCCGCAAGCGGGCGTCTGCACGGTGCACAGCTTCCATTCCCTCGGCCTCGCCATCCTGCGGCGGGACGGGGCCGCGGCCGGCCTGACGCCGGACTTCCGCATTGCCGACGAGGCCGAGCGGGCCGAGGCCCTCGCGGCCGAGCTCGGCGTCACCCGCGCCCGGGCGGCGCGCCTCGTCAAGGCCGTCTCGGTGCTGAAGCGCACCGGCGCGGCGGCGGAAGGCGAGGCAGCGCAGGCGCTGGAGGCCTGCCGTCGCCTCGGCCGCGAGCACGGCTGGGTCGATTTCGACGACCTCGTCGGCCTCGCCGTGGCCGTGCTGGCCGAGAATGCCGGCCTTGCCGCAGCCTGGCGGCAACGCTTTCCCCATATCTGCGCCGACGAGTTCCAGGACGTCGACGAGCAGCAATACCGGCTGCTCCGCCTCCTCTCGGCGCCGGACGGCGACCTCTGCGTCATCGGCGACCCCAACCAGGCGATCTACGGCTTCCGCGGCGCCGATGCGGCCTGCTTCACCCGCTTCGCCGAGGATTTTCCAGCCGCCCGCACCGTGCGGCTCGACCGCAACTACCGCTCCAGCGGCACGATCGTGCGCGCGGCGGCCGCGGTGATCGGCACGGGCGACGAGCACTCGCGCCAGCGCCTCGAAGGCGGCATCATGCGTCCCCGCGGTGAGCCGGTCGCGCTGACCGTCGCCGCCAGCGAGCGCGAGGAGGCCGACTTCGTCGCTGCGGAGATCGAGCGCCTGCTCGACGGGCACGACCTCCTCACCGCCGGCAAGGGCCGCTCCGGCCGGGCGCAGGCCGAACGGCCGCTCGGCTTCGCCGATTTCGCCGCGCTCTACCGCACCGATGCCCAGGCGGCGGCGCTGCGCGAGGCGCTCGACCGCGCCGGCATTCCCTTCAAGAAGAGCTCGCCGCTGCCGATCGCCGGGCAGGCCGCGGTGCGGGCCGTGCTCGAGGCGATCCCCGGCGAGGAGGCTCCCGACCTCGCCACCCGCGTGGCCGCCGTCGCCGAGCGCCTGCAGCGGGCCGGCGGCGCCGCGGATGCGGCCGGTCTCGCCGAGGCGCGGCGCTGGCTCGCCGCCCTGACCGGCGCGCCCGGGACGGACAGCCTGGAGGCGCTGCGCGAGCAGGTCGCCCTCGCCACCGAGGCGGATTTCTGGGATGCCCGCGCCGACCGGGTGTCGCTGCTCACCATGCATGCGGCCAAGGGCCTGGAATTCGCCGCCGTCTTCGTGGTCGGCGCCGAGGACGGGCTGACGCCCTTCTCCTGGGGAACGGAGGACGAGGAGACGCAGGACGAGGCGGAGGAGCGCCGGCTGTTCTATGTCGCCATGACCCGCGCCAAGGACCGGCTCTATCTCAGCCGGACGGCGCAGCGCCCCTGGCGCGGGCAGCTCCGCAGCCTGCCGCCGTCGCGCTTCCTCGGCGGGGTGCCGGCGGACCTCGCCATGCGCCTGGCGCCGCAGCCGCGCCGGCGCGCCGAGCCGCAGCAATACCGCCTGTTCTGA
- a CDS encoding DUF4893 domain-containing protein → MMRTAYLAACLWLALAPGPAAAQSSAAPSGHAATPGVPPAAAPGAGPLDPAPLLPVPLADADKARFLAFETTRTRSVAAALASGAADAAALRQILAGDPQPIRDADLAGTWRCRSAQIDDGEAAGATAGVFVYPYFRCAITRRGGGFFLAKTNGSQRVSGTLHRVAPDRFAFLGGATVNDEPQRAYGASAEGNVVAYLVKAGAGRLRLEMPQTCCSTLEILELVR, encoded by the coding sequence ATGATGCGTACCGCATATCTGGCCGCCTGCCTGTGGCTGGCGCTCGCCCCCGGCCCGGCCGCGGCCCAATCCAGCGCGGCCCCGTCCGGCCACGCGGCCACCCCCGGCGTGCCGCCGGCCGCTGCGCCGGGGGCGGGGCCCCTCGACCCGGCGCCGCTCCTGCCGGTGCCGCTGGCGGATGCGGACAAGGCGCGCTTCCTCGCCTTCGAGACGACCCGCACCCGCTCGGTCGCCGCGGCGCTCGCCAGCGGAGCGGCCGACGCGGCGGCGCTGCGCCAGATCCTGGCCGGCGACCCGCAGCCGATCCGCGACGCCGACCTCGCCGGCACCTGGCGCTGCCGCAGCGCGCAGATCGACGACGGCGAGGCCGCCGGCGCCACGGCCGGCGTCTTCGTCTATCCCTATTTCCGCTGCGCGATCACGCGGCGGGGCGGGGGCTTCTTCCTGGCCAAGACCAACGGCTCGCAGCGCGTCAGCGGCACGCTCCACCGCGTCGCGCCCGACCGCTTCGCCTTCCTCGGCGGCGCCACGGTCAACGACGAGCCGCAGCGTGCCTATGGCGCCTCGGCGGAGGGCAATGTTGTCGCCTATCTCGTCAAGGCCGGCGCCGGGCGGCTGCGGCTGGAGATGCCGCAGACCTGCTGCAGCACGCTGGAGATCCTGGAGCTCGTGCGGTAG
- a CDS encoding tetratricopeptide repeat protein encodes MADIFQEIDEDLRRERLGKLWQKYGKYVIAAAVLIVLAVAGWRGLEWYQRQQAEAAGGRFQDALTLARQGKTEEAEKAFAAVLADAPSGYQILTRFRLAAEAGKRDAAAGAKAYDALAADAGVGPLLQALAKVRAGYLRVDTASYADLAKTIEPLTAPTEPMRHSAREILGLAAWKAKDLASASKWFEAMTADRDVPPTARQRAEVMLQLIAADAPAKAAS; translated from the coding sequence ATGGCCGACATCTTCCAGGAAATCGACGAGGACCTCAGGCGCGAGCGCCTCGGCAAGCTCTGGCAGAAATACGGCAAATACGTCATCGCCGCCGCCGTGCTGATCGTGCTCGCCGTCGCCGGCTGGCGGGGCCTGGAATGGTACCAGCGCCAGCAGGCGGAAGCCGCGGGCGGCCGCTTCCAGGACGCGCTGACCCTGGCGCGCCAGGGCAAGACCGAGGAGGCCGAGAAGGCCTTCGCCGCCGTGCTCGCCGACGCGCCCTCCGGCTACCAGATCCTGACGCGCTTCCGTTTGGCGGCCGAGGCCGGCAAGCGCGACGCGGCCGCGGGCGCCAAGGCCTATGACGCCCTGGCCGCCGACGCCGGCGTCGGGCCGCTGCTGCAGGCGCTGGCGAAGGTCCGGGCGGGGTATCTGCGGGTCGACACCGCCTCCTATGCCGACCTCGCCAAGACCATCGAGCCGCTGACCGCGCCGACCGAGCCGATGCGCCATTCCGCCCGCGAGATCCTGGGCCTCGCCGCCTGGAAGGCCAAGGACCTAGCCAGTGCCTCGAAATGGTTCGAGGCGATGACCGCGGACCGCGACGTGCCGCCGACGGCGCGCCAGCGCGCCGAGGTGATGCTGCAGCTCATCGCCGCAGACGCGCCGGCCAAGGCCGCGTCCTGA